The Acidobacteriota bacterium nucleotide sequence CCTATATCCCGCCTGTTTGCCGCCCGAAGGAGCTCCTCCTCCCCTGCTTTCTCGGTGATGTCCTCCACATAGAAGAACTCGTTCGCCCCCGTCTTTATCCCAAAGCGCACCTCGGCTACCTCCCCTAAGGGGACGAGCTTACCCCTCCCCTTCTTGAGGATAGTGAAGAAGATCTCCGGGGCACGGAGATACATCCCACCCCACTTTCCCCCGATGTATCTCCCTCGGGAAAAGGGTTCATCCAAAACCTCCTCCTCCTCAGGATGTTCCCATCCCTCAGCCAATAGGATCTCCTGCTTTACCGGAAAGACGCGGAAGGAATCCGAGTTGAGGATATCCTCTGCTTCCTCTATCTCGATCAGGGTTTTTGCGTTCACCACCTCGGAGAAGGGCTTCTTGAACATAACAAACCGGGCAGTGTTTCCGAGAGAGGTCCACTTCTCTCCTTTTTCTGGAGGCAAAGGGGCACCAAAAAGGGAGATAACCGTATTAACATCTGCATGTTCGAAGCTTCGCTCCGCCTCGTTGTCGTAGATCGCCTTTATCGGCACATACTTAGCAAGAAACTCCTGAAGAGATTTTCCATAGTCGACATCGAGCCAGGAGTTCGAGGTGATGAAACAGAATACACCCTCTTTGTTCAGCAAGGAAAGCCCATGGAAGTAAAAGTATATGTAATAATCGCTCTTTTTGTCTATCTTCGGGGCATAGGGGAAGACCTCCTTTACCGAATTGATGAGGCTTTCCTTATAGGCATCCTTCTCCTTCCGGCTCACCTCATCCGGGTTTCTCCGCGGGGGTGCTATCTGTTCCTGGCGGACATAGGGAGGGTTCCCAATAACGATATCGAAACCGCCATTTTCTGCGAAAACCTCGGCGAAATCTATCTCCCAGATAAAGGGTTTCTTTTCTGGATCGGGAAGCTTCCTCTGGAGCTCTTCGAGCTTCCTTTCCTCCTCCTTCAATCTATCGAGCTCAGCGCGAACGAGGTCAAGCTCCCTCCTCTTATCCTTCCGCACCGCCAAAAATTCACCCTGGGAGGAGAGTTCGTTTAGCTCCTTGGTTTTGTTGGTGATCTCCTTCTCCAAAGCGACCTTCCGCTCCCAAATGATATCCTTGATGAGCTTGACCTCAGCTTGACGAAAATCTTCTGGCGTCTCGTAGCGAGAGCTATCGGAAGAGAAATAGAGGCGTTTCTCCTCCTCGAGCTCCCTTATCTCCCGCTTAAGGGAGGGAGAAAGTCTCCGCATAAGCTGGGAGAAAGAGATTCCCCCTATCTCCTGGATTAGGGAATCTCCTACCCGAAGCTTCAGATCCAGATTGGGAAGAAGGGGGCGTCGTTTGAGTTCGGGTAAAGGGAGCTTAGTCTCTATCACCAACTGAAGCCAGAGCCTGATCTCAGCCATCCGCACCGCCCAGGGCATAACATCCACCCCGTAGAGGTTATCCCGAATTATCCGCTTCTTGATATCGTAATCCTTAAGCTTAATACCGAGATCCCGATAAAGCTCCGAAAGAATGAGCAACATCCCCACCAGGAAAGCACCCGAACCGCAGGCAGGGTCCACCACCTTGATCCTTCTGGTGAGTTCCTCAAGTTTATCAACAAGGTTTTCTTCCTTGAATGAAGAAATCGCCTTTTTCTTCTCCTCCTCATCTCCGAAAAGGAGATAAAAAAATCTTTCCTTTGGAACATCGGGAAGACGGTGAGCGAAATACTCGGTGAGAGCACGGCGACACATAAAATCGACCTCCTCCCTCGGGGTGTAGAAGATGCCCTTGTCGTGTCGCTCCCTCGTCTCCTCGGCGACATTGGCGAGCGATTCGTAAACATAACCAAGCATCTGAGGATCAACCGCCACTTCGACCTCAAGTGGTAGTTCCTCCCTAATGGTAAAATTATATCTATCGAAAAACCCGTTGATTATGTCCCTAAAAAGCTCGTCGGGAAGGCTGAGGATAAGATCGTCGAACTCGGTCTTTTTGAACAAACCGCCATTTAGGTTGGGAGCAGTGGTTAAAACTCCCCTTATATCCGGTGGTAGCTTCTGGTTAATCCTTCCATAAATATTGTTAAAGGCGTCGAGGAAGAGGAGTTTTAGCCAATCCTCATAAAAAGAATCAGGGGAGACACTTCCTCTACTTTTCTCTTCAAGGTATCGTCTGAAAAACCAACTGACAAACCTTGACCTCCCACCAAGCCATCCCTTTTTGGCGATGAAATAGAGGAACATAATTCGGTTCAGAATGAGGTGCGCCCCCTCGTGAGCTTCCTTGATCTCCACCTTATGCTTGAGAAGCTCTTTCTTAAGGCGGTCGAAGACATCGCGGTAGCCCTCAAAGAACTCACGGGTAACCCGGCGGACGCTGAACGCCTCACGCCATTTACGCC carries:
- a CDS encoding Eco57I restriction-modification methylase domain-containing protein gives rise to the protein MEDLSKEIEGFIKGMDSPNKVYELFRRLGFPEVFDPSYRQKRLPPDLSLRREYYDQVEELYPLISWEGIEAFLIVVKREGREPVPRSLIRELARSFRDRYDRVLLILTADFREYVFVFPELKKEGEGRKLELVKLYLNRDDPYHTDLRTISSLAYSPEDKAGDVWRKWREAFSVRRVTREFFEGYRDVFDRLKKELLKHKVEIKEAHEGAHLILNRIMFLYFIAKKGWLGGRSRFVSWFFRRYLEEKSRGSVSPDSFYEDWLKLLFLDAFNNIYGRINQKLPPDIRGVLTTAPNLNGGLFKKTEFDDLILSLPDELFRDIINGFFDRYNFTIREELPLEVEVAVDPQMLGYVYESLANVAEETRERHDKGIFYTPREEVDFMCRRALTEYFAHRLPDVPKERFFYLLFGDEEEKKKAISSFKEENLVDKLEELTRRIKVVDPACGSGAFLVGMLLILSELYRDLGIKLKDYDIKKRIIRDNLYGVDVMPWAVRMAEIRLWLQLVIETKLPLPELKRRPLLPNLDLKLRVGDSLIQEIGGISFSQLMRRLSPSLKREIRELEEEKRLYFSSDSSRYETPEDFRQAEVKLIKDIIWERKVALEKEITNKTKELNELSSQGEFLAVRKDKRRELDLVRAELDRLKEEERKLEELQRKLPDPEKKPFIWEIDFAEVFAENGGFDIVIGNPPYVRQEQIAPPRRNPDEVSRKEKDAYKESLINSVKEVFPYAPKIDKKSDYYIYFYFHGLSLLNKEGVFCFITSNSWLDVDYGKSLQEFLAKYVPIKAIYDNEAERSFEHADVNTVISLFGAPLPPEKGEKWTSLGNTARFVMFKKPFSEVVNAKTLIEIEEAEDILNSDSFRVFPVKQEILLAEGWEHPEEEEVLDEPFSRGRYIGGKWGGMYLRAPEIFFTILKKGRGKLVPLGEVAEVRFGIKTGANEFFYVEDITEKAGEEELLRAANRRDIGSLKEAKEKGLRLIRPSGKVDVLFLVEEEYIKPVIKSPRELHYLVVREEDLRYRVIMCHKKERELRGSFIWDYIRFGEKRGYHKRPTCRSRHPWWDLGERESSCIIWPSTYRERFFVADPRNSWRDKRFYDIYPENKSYLFPLMFVLNSMLIPLFSEVYSISYGGGGGPADTRVYEVKKIKILHPLSFPFDKKSVRLLTSRPIRSIFEELGFDKNKPIREQKPNPLPDRKALDDIVFDALGLTEEERNEVYYAVAELVQKRLKKAKTV